The Drosophila sechellia strain sech25 chromosome 2L, ASM438219v1, whole genome shotgun sequence region ATCTCATAATTGGCAGTACATCACCTATCTCATCGTTCTGCGAAGCAACTCTGACTAATCAGATGAGAGATTACCATCACAATTATTCGGTTATTTTCGCATGCTCACAATTAGTCGTCCCTAAAAGCCATATATCGTAATGAGATAAGAGACCCCATACTGATAAGGAATTATATCATTGGCTTTATCCGGACTGACTGATGTAAATTGAATGCTTGCTGTTGATATTTGAATTATGGCAATCCCAAATAGTGAATATAGGTTAAGGTGTCTACAAAAGTATGTTCAATATTCAATAATGAccatttcattttcaaatttGGGATTATATGATATCTTGAAACTTACTACAGACCAGTTGTCTAAAAAATTatgttcaaaaaaaaaattttcaatcaaaaagtatttttcaAATTACCACAGACCACTATGAATTGTAATCCAATAATGTTAAGGAAAGTATCTTTTTATAGAGTATTGGCTAATTGCTACAATTAATGCTAACGAATTGCaagttctttttgttttccaacTTAGCTAAATATCCCTTAATCCATGTAAGGGACCCACATTTTTTCAGAGCTCCAACCGAAGCTAATTCATGTGTTCCAAAAAGGTTGGCTAGCGGAAATGGGGAAATGCCAAATGCGTATGTAGGGAATCCTAACCGCCCATATCCACCATGGCAGTATGCATGTTTATCTgcacaaatacatacatatgcatttTATGGCAGGCGCAGAGAACGCGGCTAATGATAATTTGGGCTGATAAAAGCTTTACAATGTTTTTGTTGCTTCCGACGACGTGTCGTCCGGCttggtatttggtttttgcCATACTTATTCGGCGGTTACCATGAACGTGATTCTAATCTCTGGAGAAGCGACCTTGCTCATTGGATCTCGCACGATGGAATTGGACAAGACAGCTGGGAAGTTATGGACATAAGAACATTCGACTGTCAAAGTTCCAACGAGCCAGGTTAATTAAGAAAAATTATGCAGGCGAATGGCTACTTTTGGTCAAACTCCTCAGAATACATAATTCGTCAGCGGCGAGACATCAaagaaattgcattttgctGTACTCCCACTGGATGGATGGTACAGAATCGAGGAGTTTTACGAAAACATATAGAAAATTAtaggtacatatgtatatgtatatgcatatgcatataaatcatatattatgaaaattgaaattgactTTGTTGTGTGTACACGTTGCAACTTCCCGCTGGGCAAGGACCGTTGCCATAATGCATATTTGGATTTTATGACCTCAAAGGATGCCACGAAGGGTTGTTGGCATCCACTTTGAGCCGCGATATGTCAACTGGAATTTGTGCCATTTTCCGCGAGCTGGCAATCTGGAAAAGGCATTCAAAATCGGCGACCATAAGGTAAAATGTCCATGCTTGATTTCATAGAATGCAGATATGCGTTATGGCTGAATATTCATGTAAATCGATTGGATGCCATTAAGCGATTTTAAATGCTATATTTGCAAATAATTacaattgcataaattaaattatattcaaTCAGTTATTGGGCGATGATATGTTTTTCAAgcatttatattatatattttatttagtaGCATCGTAATTGCATTATTTGTGAAGCTGATTCTTGTACTCGAAATATGATCACATAACATAAAGCTATATACCTTGCTactataattatattattcgCCGTTCAGATCCTGCCCAGAGCTCACAACAAAGATCCCAGTGTCCGCAGCCACAAATACTTCCATACTTAAAACATTCGTTTATTACTTAAAACTGTTGTAAAAATTGCAAACGGAATTATAGCAAGATTCGTTTGCATATATAGAAATACCCTATAATTAACGAAGAGCAATGAGACTGGCATATTACtcttcatcgtcatcatcatcatagtCTTCCTCTTCGTCGTCGTCTTCTTCatcgtcgtcctcgtcctcatcgtcatcatcaccatcttcattatcgtcatcgtcatcttCATCAGTATCATCGCCATCATCTccctcctcatcctcatcgccACTTTCGCCGGCACTGTCCTCTGCCTCCTGAacttcctcctcctcatcggattcggattcggccTTTGCGCCTTCGCTGCCCGAATCTTTGCGAGCTTTTTTCGTGGGCACTGCTGTGTCCTCGCCATCATTGTCCTTTGGAGCGGCATCAGCTGCCAGCAATGCTGCCTTCTCCTTGCGCAACTGGGCCTTGCGCTTGACCTGGTCGCTAGTGAGCTTAATGAACTCCGCATCCTTGGTCATGGCAAATTTGGACAGCACCTCATTGGCCTGCTTCTTAAGCTTGAGCATGCGCTGCTCGCGAGGACCCACAACATATGGTACATCCTCAGGTGGTGCGCACATGCTGACATATAGTGGCAGTGCACTGGTGCCCGTAATATCAATCTTTAGGTACAACGAACGAATGTTGGCCAGTCCACCCGGATAGACTTCCTGGAGCTGCTTGATCACCAGCAGAATGTTCTCAGCCAACTGCTTGGCGGTCATCTCGTGGTTGCCCACCGGAACGGCAGTTAGATCGCCCTTGGACAACTGCCTGAATGCAGTGCGGGTGAGGGCACGTGTCACCTCCTGTGGCAGCTTATCGTTGTCCTTGCTCAGACGCAGTGAGTGGAGCACATTGCGGGGCTTCTGGGTGTTCTACAAATGGAGAAGGCAGTGGTATTGCAAATTAAGAAAATAGCTAATAAGTTGTATTAAAGTTCTTGCTAGATTTCTATAAAATCAACGTAGTTCGTATGGTCGCCCggtttgaaaaatgttttaaaatttgtaagagtataacatttaaaatagCTTGTTTAATCTCCTTTCATCATAAAACATTGCGAAGGATACCCTGATTCAGATAAGTAACCCGAAGTTGCATATATGAATACCTTTAAAAAATACATACGAATGTTCGCGACCTTCCACAAGATCTATTTGCGGACAAAGGAAAGGTGATTTGTCTTCCTGGAACCCACTCATTAGCAGGCAGAATTTCTTACCTTGCCCAAAAAGGCAGTAGCCTGTCCTGACAGCCGACCGTCGCACAACAGGTAGTCGTAGCTGTTGAGGAACTTTCGCTTGGCCTCGAAGGAACCCATCTCGTTGCGCAGCTGGTTGAATGGAACGATAGTTAGGCGCTGTTTTACACCGGCCTCTCGCAACATATCCTCGTAGTGCTGCTTGGTGGGATCATAGTCAAACTTGGCTCCACGCTGCAAATCTGGCACGATGAGAGCCACATCGTCGTCCTTGCCCACCAACGAATGCTGCAGATTCAACTTGACCATGCGCTTTGGGCAGCTGGCGATCTTGTAGCTGCAAACTTGCAGAATGTAGCGGTAATCAGAGAAGATCGAGGTGTTCTTCTTCTTTTCCACCTCCTTGGAGACAACAGACTTCAATGCCTCGCACACCTTCGTCACATTATTTTCATTGACGATCTCATGGAACCGCTTCTCGTCAAAGGACTTCAATTCGAAGGTCAGCTCAACTGGTTTTTTAGACTTGGCAGGCTCTTTGTTGACAGCGTTGTCTTTGGCCTGACCAGGCTTGGACTTGCCGAGGGGCTTCTTGGATTTGGGTGCATTGGCAGGCTTAGACAACTTTTGCACCGCCTTTGCCTTCTTTTGGAGCTGCGAAGCGGGCTG contains the following coding sequences:
- the LOC6611710 gene encoding ribosomal L1 domain-containing protein CG13096, which translates into the protein MVKVQKPQPKSLNKSASIEGVVKKKGKPEKTKKLATDATLELASNKKAKNAAPVKKDAIKKETEVSKKGAEKKQSKAAKRPLILAPPESPAAPPPAAKKSKAKSAASGASDGKKIEAKKPLILAPPESPVPPKKQVKKTKAAPVEAKKEQAPAKKSVQDPVPSIKKVPAAKKSGQTAVQTKKTAKPEKPGKQAAPAKPAKAQPASQLQKKAKAVQKLSKPANAPKSKKPLGKSKPGQAKDNAVNKEPAKSKKPVELTFELKSFDEKRFHEIVNENNVTKVCEALKSVVSKEVEKKKNTSIFSDYRYILQVCSYKIASCPKRMVKLNLQHSLVGKDDDVALIVPDLQRGAKFDYDPTKQHYEDMLREAGVKQRLTIVPFNQLRNEMGSFEAKRKFLNSYDYLLCDGRLSGQATAFLGKNTQKPRNVLHSLRLSKDNDKLPQEVTRALTRTAFRQLSKGDLTAVPVGNHEMTAKQLAENILLVIKQLQEVYPGGLANIRSLYLKIDITGTSALPLYVSMCAPPEDVPYVVGPREQRMLKLKKQANEVLSKFAMTKDAEFIKLTSDQVKRKAQLRKEKAALLAADAAPKDNDGEDTAVPTKKARKDSGSEGAKAESESDEEEEVQEAEDSAGESGDEDEEGDDGDDTDEDDDDDNEDGDDDDEDEDDDEEDDDEEEDYDDDDDEE